From a single Rosa rugosa chromosome 7, drRosRugo1.1, whole genome shotgun sequence genomic region:
- the LOC133723019 gene encoding uncharacterized protein LOC133723019: MAAESSNFAQPCIPKFDGDYEHWNMLMENLLCSKEYWSVIETEYAKPAPGEVLTGAQRKTLEETKLKDLKAKNYLFQSIDKSILKTIAQKETAKQLWDSMKVKYQGNARVQRAQLQILRRNFEVLEMKLGESVTDYFARVMLVENDMRNLGQNMPDVKIVEKILCTLTEKFNYIVCSIEESKDINCLSVDELQSSLLVHEQKFRRNEGDNQALRVYDERVGGRGRGRSNYRGRGHGRGQVSNRATVE, encoded by the coding sequence ATGGCAGCAGAGTCAAGTAACTTTGCGCAACCTTGCATCCCAAAGTTTGATGGGGATTATGAGCATTGGAACATGCTAATGGAGAATCTCCTATGTTCAAAGGAGTATTGGAGTGTTATTGAGACGGAGTATGCAAAACCTGCTCCTGGAGAAGTTTTAACTGGTGCACAGAGAAAAACCTTGGAGGAGACAAAGCTAAAGGATCTGAAGGCCAAGAATTATCTTTTCCAATCCATTGACAAGTCCATTCTGAAGACAATTGCTCAGAAGGAGACGGCAAAGCAACTGTGGGATTCCATGAAGGTCAAGTACCAAGGAAACGCAAGGGTGCAGCGTGCTCAACTTCAAATCCTTCGCAGGAATTTTGAAGTGTTGGAGATGAAACTTGGAGAATCTGTCACAGATTACTTTGCAAGGGTGATGCTGGTGGAAAACGATATGAGGAATCTTGGACAGAACATGCCTGATGTGAAGATTGTTGAGAAGATCTTGTGCACACTTACTGAGAAGTTCAACTACATAGTTTGTTCGATCGAGGAGTCGAAAGACATCAATTGTCTTTCAGTGGATGAATTGCAGAGTTCACTACTTGTTCATGAACAAAAGTTCCGAAGGAATGAAGGAGATAACCAAGCACTGAGGGTCTATGATGAAAGAGTTGGAGGAAGAGGCCGAGGAAGAAGCAATTACAGAGGAAGAGGTCATGGAAGAGGACAAGTATCCAATAGGGCCACGGTGGAATGA